From the genome of Malus sylvestris chromosome 13, drMalSylv7.2, whole genome shotgun sequence:
AGATGATGGTTCAGATAATTTCCCTCCTACTACAGTACCATCACCAATCATCCAATCAGGTCCTGAAGATTCCCCGCAGGTAACTGAACATTTAAACTCCAACTTAAGCACTTTACCTGAGTCGAGTCATACAGGAAACACAGGTTATCAGTTACCTCATCATACCACTAGAGGGATTCCTAGACAACAGTATGACCCGGacccaaaaataaaagttaaataCCCTATTGCTAATCATGTGTCCCTACATAGGTTGTCTATGTCATGTGCATCATTTTTATATCAATTATCCACTGTATCTATTCCAAGTAATGTGCATGAAGCTCTGAAAGATCCCAAGTGGACTcaagtgatgaatgatgaaatgGAGACCCTCCAAAAGAATTCCACTTGGGAGATGACTATCCTTCCTAAAGGGAAGAGAACAGTGAGTTGTAGATGGATATATACAGTAAAGTTCAAGGCAGATGGCACCATTGAACGATACAAAGCAAGATTGGTGGCGAAAGGTTATACTCAGACTTATAGGATTGACTATGAGGAGACCTTTGCCCCTGTAGCCAAGATAAACACAATTTGGGTACTTCTTTCTCTGGCAGTAAACCTAAACTGGCCATTACACCAGTTTGATGTCAAAAATGCCTTCCTGCATGGCGACCTAGAAGAAGAAGTCTATATGGATTCTCCTCCAGGATGCAAGATGGGGCCCAATATGAGCAACATGGTGTGTAAACTGAGAAAGTCTCTGTATGGATTGAAGCAGTCACCCAAAGCATGGTTTGGAAAGTTCAGCAAATCAATGAAGGATTTTGGATACAAGCAAAGTAACTCAGATCATACTCTTTTCTTGAAACATAAGAAAGGTAAAGTCACTGCCCTTATTGTATGTGTTGATGACATGGTAGTTACCGGGAATGACCCAGAGGAAAAGGCAGCATTGCAGCACCACTTGGCAAGtgagtttgaaatgaaagatcttggtgCTCTAAAGTATTTCTTAGGCATCGAAGTGGCTCGTTCAGAACAAGGAATATTTCTCTCACAACGGAAATATATCCTTGACATTTTGATTGACACTGGAATGTTAGCCAGCAAACCAGCAGATACACCAATGGAGTTGAATCATCAGCTTGGTGAATATCTTGATCAGGTACCTACCAACAGAGAAAGATATCAACGCCTCGTGGGCAAGTTAATCTATCTAGGACACACTAGACCTGATATAGCATATGCCGTAAGTGTGGTGAGTCAGTTCATGCATGCACCAAGTGAAGCCCACATGGATGCTGTAAATCGAATTCTGAGATACTTGAAGTCATCTCCTGGAAGAGGATTGATGTTTGCACGACATGGTCATCTAGATGTTGAGGGTCACATTGATGCAGACTGGGCGGGCTTTGTTACTGACAGGCGatctacatctggatactttacCTTTGTGGGAGGCAATCTAGTATCTTGGCAAAGTAAAAAACAGAAAGTAGTGTCAAGATCAAGTGTTGAAGCAGAATATCGAGGTATGGCATACGGAGTATGTGAGCTACTCTGGATAAGGAATTTGTTGGGGGAATTGGGGTTCAAACCCAAACATGCCATGCAACTGAATTGTAACAACAAAGCCGCAATAGACATTGCacataatccagtgcaacagGATAGAACCAAGCATGTTGAAGTTGACAGACATTTCATCAAGGAGAAGCTCGAGGCAAAGATCATTGAGGTATCATTTGTTAAATCCGAAGATCAACTTGCAGATGTCCTCACCAAAGTAGTCACATGCAGAGTATTTCACAGCTCACTTAGCAAGTTGGGCATTGACGACATAtatgctccaacttgagggggagtgttaacgAGGTGTACATTCCTAATTAGTCTAAGTCAACTATTTGATTCTGCAAGATTATAGGCTCATAATTACTTTCCTAGAATAGTTTCCTAGGCTCTGTATATATAACCTTCCTCTTGTTATACATAAAATGAGAGATATATTAATGAAGTATTATTTTTTACCCAATCTGAGAAATAATAGTaaagttaaaataaaataaaataaattaatctaGAGAGCAGTGATGTTCTAAGGGACGTCTTATGGAGTTCATTCCTTGTTtatgaaaagaaaatgataattTCCCAGTTATTTTTGCCAAGAAATGCTTTATTGAACTTGATCTcaatttgttaatttgttaatttgtaCTTTATTATAGATGTTTGTTAACTTTAATCTAGCAGTTTTACATGTTTCcttgtgtatgtgtgtatattTTTAGATTCGAGAAAGTCAATGTACGACGCTTGAGAAGTAATGCCAAGATAATTGGAAAAATCATCTGCGGTGGTGGAGCCATTTACATGACATTTATCAAAGGCACAAAGTTATTAAACACACAATTACCGATCCTACCAAAATCTCTCTTGGGTTTGGAGGGTCAGAATTTGACGCTCGGTTATCTATTTTTCATTGTAAACACTTGTTGCGCTTCGTTTTGGGTGATTGAGCAGGTACTAGTACTacttggatatatatatatatataacactctaaaaatctcattttacattcttcataagtgtatttttttttctaaatataaaatgtttggagtgtagaatgaggaatttggaatgccaataataattttctatatatatatatatacacatacatacatacatatacacaccACCTTATTAATATTTATGTATATAGTTATATAtgtatagacacacacacacacttgcacagaattatggaattatatggaccaggatcctctcctgagcaattccctagggatcccgcaatcttgtccgttcattttatatcgtgcggtcagttttcgttaggtactattcatatttgaattttaaaatttaaattttaaatgatttctgaccacacgatatacgatgaacggacaagattgcgggatccctaggatccctagggaattgctcaggagaggatccttgtccgaattatatatatatgtatgatttGACCAATGTGTAAAAAACAGGTCCCAATTTCGGCACGTTGTCCATGTTGAATATATCACTACCGGCTCATCAAAACAGTTGTAAATGTATTGGATAATGCAATAGTTAGTTGAAAAAGTTACTTAGAGTTTGTTACTAAAAGTTTATTAGCTAGTCCTCTAGTCAGCTATATATAGCTACGGTAAACAGATAGTGAGATTAGTTCATTGAGTTCAATACAAACCCTTCATTCATTCTTTCTCAcatttctcttctctctgtaaaacttcatttcttaattttacaATTGTTCATCTCTGCTTCTTCTCGTTAACATAGAATCAGAGCACCAGGCTTCCGCTATGAATTCTGGTGGTTTCTCTTCGTAGtagtttacatttttttttcctagtttAGGTTCTCTTCAAATTTCCATTAGATTTTCTGTGCTTCCGCAAGCTTGGGTTGTTGGGATTGTGATTGTTGCGATTGTTGGGTTTATTGTTCTGGTTTAGAAATTTAACCGCCGAGAGCTTCTTTTTCTTGGCGTTGGGTTCCGATCCCAGTCTCTCTTGGGTAGTTCTTGTTTTTCTGATATTTTCTTGAATCTGTAATTTTCTCTTGGGTcgttcttgtttttctttgtaattttttttcttggaaattTTGGTTCTTGCAATTCTGGGTCACTTCGATTTCAGCTTATCTTTCACTTTGCGTTTCTGGGCAATCTGAGATCTCAGTTTCTGAAACTGGGTTATGGTGATTTCGATCCAATTCGATtgtttttctttgaaatttaaATCCCAAGGCAATGTCACAGGGCTATGCAATTGAGCTTTCCTTTGATCCAGCCCTCGAAAACCAGGTCTTGAAGGCTTGGAATGTACTCGCCCGCTGTCAGATTGGTACCCAACTATTCGAAATCGAATCATGACCTCACATCACCCTCTTCTCAAGTCCTTTTATTGAATATGCCAAGCTCGAAAACGTGATTAGACCCTTCGCTTCCTAGCAAGAGTCTCTGGCCTTGTCTTGCTCTTCGATCGGGAGCCTTCCAAATGACCAACTCCATCGGTTTCGTTGCTGCAGTTTTAGTCCCAATTGTGTGAGACAATGAAGATAGAAGTCcaggtgtttgatgaaatgcccAGCTCAGAATTTTCATGTGAAGAGAGAAGACGCGATGGTATCTTGGGTGCTCTATCAAGATTTTCCTTATGGGCAGCTTCCTAGAGGATCTTATCTCCATTGACATATGTAAGATCAGGATCTGCAGATTTTGGTATGGCTCTCTGCTTCTTCCTTCCATAATGTCTCACTGAACTTGCACTGGATTTGGGTATGGTTCTTAAAGTTCTTGGAATATAGTTGGTTCAAGATTGATATGTTTGATGGTTTTGCTCAGTCTCTTTATTGGTTATAGTTATGATCCGTTGGTTTCTGCCTTCTGGAAAGATGGGAGATTGGATTTGGCAATAGAGTTTTTGGATTACATGATATCGGATGACTGCTTGCCGGATATTGTGAACTACAATACGATATTGGCTGCGTTGTGTAAGAGTGGAAAGACTGATCAGGCTTTGCAAATCTTCAAGAACTTCGGTGAAGTGGGATGTCCTTCGAATGTGAGCTCATACAACACCATGTCCAGTACTGTGGAGACAGAGTTCAAGCTTTGCAAATGGTATCAGAAATGGTAAGCAAAGGAATAGATCCTGACGGGATTACTTACAATTCGTTTATACCGTGGTTGTGCAATATATTTTCTTATCTTAGCCTATAATTTCAGAGTCTAACCAACTCAGTTGTTAGCATGAATTTACAGTAAATCCGGTTATACGATGAAGTTTGAAGAAGTTGTAAatggtaaatcccacgaagggtaattccGTGATGTGAGTAGGTAAATCCCACAAAGGGTAATCCTACATAGATGTTGATTTTCTATTGTTGAAATTGTGAAGGCCGATGCCATTGTTAAGAGTAGTTGTGTTTTGGTAAAATCCACAATGGGCGATCCTGTGGTACTATAATTAAGGCTGATTCCACACtatagtttgttaattttttgtcttAAAGGCTGATGCCAATGTTAAATGAAGTTGATGAcagtaaatcccacgaagggtaatcccgCAAGAAATTGTTATAACCGGCATGAGGGTGTGTGTACAACTTTATAAAAGGCTATTTTTTGATTCTGTAATCTATTGGAAATAGAGGC
Proteins encoded in this window:
- the LOC126595511 gene encoding pentatricopeptide repeat-containing protein At3g04760, chloroplastic-like isoform X2, with amino-acid sequence MVLLSLFIGYSYDPLVSAFWKDGRLDLAIEFLDYMISDDCLPDIVNYNTILAALCKSGKTDQALQIFKNFGEVGCPSNVSSYNTMSSTVETEFKLCKWYQKCHGGLIGEG